Part of the Microbacterium sp. Clip185 genome is shown below.
ACGCCGACGACGGTGAGCACAAGGGTTGTCATGGCGCCAGCGTAGCCACCGCGCTCAGCGCTCGAAATCCTCCGGCTCGACGTCGTCGAGGAAGCTGCGGAACTCGGCGATGCGCGATTCCTCGTCCTGCGCCGCCCCCTCTTCCGGCGCCTCCGAAACGGTGTCGGGTATCCCCGCCACCGCGAGGACCTCATCGGCGACGTAGATCGGAGCGTCGGCGCGAGAGGCCAACGCGATGGCGTCCGACGGGCGCGCGTCCACGACGCGAACGCCGAGCGGGGTGTCGAGTGTGACCGCGGCATAGAACGTGCCCTCATCGATACGCGTCACCTCGACCCGCTCGACGCGCGCGGACAACTCCTCGACGATGGAGAGCATCAACTCATGTGCCAGCGGGCGCGGTGATGCGGCGCCCTGCACGGCCACGAGGATCGCGGTCGCCTCCTGGGCGCCGATCCAGACCGGGAGGATCCTGTCCCATGGACGCGCCACCGGCTTCAGCAGGATCACGTGCTCCTGCGCAGGATCCAGCGCCACCCCCAGGATGCGGACGCGAACCATGACACCTCCCGGTCGTCGATGTGCTGCCATGCTACGCACGGCCCCGCAGGGCAAGGGCCGACGCGAAGAGCAAAGATCGATTCATCGGAATGCTTTCTTGCTCCGTATCGTTGCACCGGTCATGGAACGTTTCGGAACACTGTCCTTCGGGCACTACGGCCCTCTCGGCGGCGGCCGCATCCTCACGGCGCGCGACTCGATGCTCCAGGCGATCGACCTCGCTGTGGGAATGGACGAGCTCGGCGTCGACGGCGTCTACTTCCGGGTCCACCACTTCGCGCGACAGCAGGCATCACCCATGCCTCTGCTCGCCGCGATCGCCGCGCGTACCTCCCGCATCGAGATGGGCACCGGCGTCATCGACATGCGCTATGAGAACCCCCTCTACTTGGCCGAGGAGGCGGCGGCGGTCGATCTGATCAGCGACGGCCGACTGGCCCTGGGCGTCAGCCGCGGGTCACCCGAGTCCGTGGTGCGCGGCTACGAGACCTTCGGTTACACGGGCTCCGAAGACCCGCGAGGCGCCGACATCGCACGTGGCCACTTCGAGCTGTTCCTGCGCGCGATCGACGGCGAGCCGCTCGCCGAGCGCGACCCGAACAGCCCTTTCGGCGGCGGGACCGGCATGCAGGCCATCGAGCCGCAGTCGCCCGGGCTCCGCTCCCGGGTGTGGTGGGGTGCCGGTAACCGTGACACCGCCGAGTGGGCGGGACGCGTCGGCGTGAACCTCATGTCGTCGACGCTGCTCACCGAGGCCGACGGGAGGCCCTTCGATCTCCTGCAGGCCCAGCAGATCGATGCGTTCCGCGCCGCCTGGCGCGAGGCAGGGCACGCGGGGACGCCCCGCGTCTCGGTCAGCCGCAGCATCTTCCCGATCACGACGGCTGAGGACGCCATGTACTTCGGCGGTTCGCAGGGCGGCGATCAGATCGGCATCATCGACGGCATGCGCTCGACCTTCGGCAAGACGTACGCGGCGGAACCCGATGTGCTCGTCGAGCAGCTGCTCCAGGATGCGGCCATCCAGTCCGCCGACACGCTGATGCTCACCATCCCCAGTCAGCTGGGCGTCGAGTTCAACCTGCGCGTCGTCGAGTCGTTCGCCAAGTACGTCGCTCCCGCCCTCGGCTGGAAGGCGCCGGTCTCCGCGTGACAGCGGTGGCGCCCGCCTGCTGATCAACGTCGAGTGAGCACCCGATTGCCGAGTGAGCACGCGATTGCATGCTCGCTCGGCAATCGGGTGCTCGCTCGGCACGGGTCATGACGACGCCTGTGCGGCTGCGGCGTAGGCGGCCTCCTCGTTGTCCTGCCAGATAGGCCCGAGCACGTGCGAGGAGTCGTAGTACCGCGCATCCTCGTTCGCGTACTGCGTTCCGTCGGAGCTGTCTCCCGCGAATATCGGACCGCCCGAGACGCCGCCGTTCATATCGCACGGCAGATCGATCTGCTGGGGGCCGTACTCCTGGAAGACGCCGCTGCATTCCTGCAGCGATTGACCGTCGAAGCGACCCTCGGCCGGGTATCCGAAGACGCTGCCCTCCTGCACGAGCGACTGGTTGAAGGCCACGGGAGAGGCACCGACGACACTCTGGATGTCGGCACCGTCGTCGTCGTGGGCGACCACGAGAAACCCGGTGTCGTCCGCCAGGTCGGTGTTGTCCTGCGTGTACCCGCCCGCGATCTCACCGCCCACGACCGGCCACTCGCCGTACGGCGCATCACCGTCCTCGTAGCCTGGCACGAAGACCGCGTCCCGGGAGAAGTTGCCGTCTGCGGTCATGCAGTGCGCGGCGGTGGCCACCGTCGACCGGTTCGACGACTCCACCACATTCGCGCTGCACGCGTAGCCGTTGCCGTTGAGCGTGTAGAAGACCCGGCCGATGTGCGAGACCGCGGGTTCCTGCCGAGCGACCGACAGGGCCGTCGCGTTCGCAGACGGCACCGAAGCGTCACTGGTCGTCCCGATAGGTTCCGGATCCCCCTCACCGCTGCGGGCGACGGCCTCCCTCATCCGCTCGGGGGTCCAGAAGTCGCGGAGCTCCTGCGCGTCGCGAGCGACCTGCGGGGCGAAGGGCGTCGGCACAGACACCTCGATCGGGGCGGGGTGATCCGAGCGCGACAGGTGCGCGGGGTTCGCCGCGCCCAGAGCCGCGGTGAGCAGCGCGACGGCGAGGGCTGCGTGGGAGGACGAAGAGAGCATGACGACCTTTCGCTTCGGTGGCACCAGGATGAGCTTCTTCACCAGACAGTCGTCTGATGAACTGACGCTAGTCCGGGGACGCAGATGTGCGCGCTGACCATTCGTGATGAATCGGCCCAAGGCGTCCGGATGCAGCCAGCCGCCTTCGGCGATGAGTCCCGGAGGCCTCAGCCGCTTTCAGCGCGCGGTCGGCAGTACCGAGTCCAGCACGACTTCGTCGCCCTGCTGGCTGATGGCGAACCCTGTGGCCCTTGCACCCAGTCCTGCCTGGCGCTCATCGGCTGCAGCGAGAGCTCCCCGCGAGGAGACGCGAACGCGCACGCGGCCGTCCGGCATGACGGCGATCGCGACGGCGGCGACCCGTGCCGTCGAGTGCTTCACCGCGTTGACGAGCGCCTCGTTGACTGCTTCGACCGCACGCTCCGCCGTCGCGGGATCGTGCAGGGCGACGGCTGCATCCGCGTCGACGTCGAGCGTCGTCGTGACGACGCCGCTCCAGGCGGACAGAAGGCTCTCGACGGATCCGGCGAAGCCTGACTGAGGGGCGCCGTCCGGACTCGGGTCAGGATCGAGGATGGCCGCGAAGGCGTCCTCGGTCTGCGCGCGGAACACGGCCAGGTCTTCGACCGTCGGGGGCTCATCGTCGGCCTGCGCGGCGAGGATCACGCACCTGCCCTGCACACGACCGTGAAGCAGACTCGCCGCGCGTGCCGACTGCTCGCTCGCTTGCTCCCGCATCGCCACGACCCGCTGCGCCACACGGGCCAGCACGCGGGCGGAGCGATGCTCGGCCTGGCGTACCCGGCGCATCGCGTCGACGCACAACGACAAGGCCACCGCGGCTGCGGGAATCGCGATCACGCCCACCACACTGAGCATGTTCAGACCCGGCAGGAGCGCGTACGTCAGGAGCGCGACAACGATTCCGGCCAGCAACCAGATCACGACGAATGCGGTCGGTCGCACAGAGCCGGGCGTCGCACCGCGCAGGCGACGTGCACGCGTCGCGGCCCCCGCCGCGATGTCGGCGAGGAAGACGCCGAGGTAGCCCAGCCCGACGAGGGCGGGCGCCCCCGCGGTGAGCGCGAACGGCAACGAGGCCAGGTTGTAGACGACCGCGACGGCGAGCCAGGGCGTGGGGATCAGAACCAGCGGCAGGCGACCCGTCGTGCCGGTGTGCCCGGTCGCGGTGGGCGCAACGGCGGGGTGAGCGTCGTTCTCGACGAGTTCAGCGAAACGGTGACTCTGCTCCCGCACCTGCGCGGCGTAGGCTCGCACGGTGTCGAAGTCGACGCGTCCTGCCAGCATCGCGTCTCGGCCGGAACGCAACTGAGCCACCGCCTTCTCCAGGAGCTGCCGCGTCCGCGTCACGCGTTCCTGCGTGGCGTCCAGTCGCTCCCGCATGAGCTGCAGCGCGTCGGCCAGCCGCTGGGCGACGAGACGGCGTCGCGCGAATTGGTCGGTCGCGACGCCGACGACGCCGAAGACCACGAGAGTCGTGACGAGGTTGGTCAGGGTTCGCGGGCCCCATGCGCCCGCCGTCGACGTGTGCCACAGCAGCAGGCTCACGGCGTTGTTGACGGGCGCGCGCACGAGGGCGGCGATGACGAGCGCGCCGACGACGACGATCGCGCGAGCCCTCGGCCCCCGGATTCGCCGCTCTGCGGCTGCCGCGGGCAACACGATGATCGCAAGCACCAGCCAGCCGAGGGCGCCGACGAGCACCGCCGCGGCGTAGCCCTCCAACGTCGCGTCGGCCACGGTCGGAACGCTGACCGTGCTGGCGACGACAAAGGACAGGAGAGCGCTCCACCGCGTCAGGAAGGCGCCTCCGGTGACCGCATCCGCCCACGCTCGGAGGGCACGGCGGACCCCTCCGCGCACCCGACGCACCATGCCGAACCCCCTCCGGCGCACGCGCGTCGCCGGAATCATCGTGCCGTGCATCCGCGCGACCGGCAAGCGCGCGCCCACCCGCCACCCGCGAGCACCTCACTGCGCGGGATATTGACACCCGCCCCGTTCGGTCGGATCCTCGAGTGTGACCCGCGTGCGCCTCGACCTCAACATCTCGCTGGACGGCTTCGCCACCACGACCGACCAGACGCCGGAGAACCCGTTCGGAGACGACTGGGGGCGCCTCACCGCGGCCTACGTCGCGACCCGGACCTTCCGACGCCGCGTGCTCCACGACGAGAGTGGATCGGGAACGACAGGTGTCGACGACGCGTATGCCGCCCGATACTTCGAGGGCGTCGGAGCCGAGATCATGGGAGCCGGGATGTTCGGGCTGCATCTGCACGGCGACGACCCCCAGTGGCGCGGATGGTGGGAGGACGAGCCTCCCTTCGAGGTGCCCGTCTTCGTTCTCACGCACCGTGAGCGCCCGACGATCGAGATGGCCAACGGCACCGTCTTCCATTTCGTGCAGGGACCCGCCGCTGCGGTTCTCGCACGGGCGATCGACGCGGCGGGCGGCGCGGACGTGCGAATCGGCGGGGGCGCGAGCACCGCGCGGGAGTTCCTGCGCGAAGGACTCGTCGACGACCTGCACGTGGGCATCTCCCCCGTCATCCTGGGTGACGGCATCCGGCTCTGGGACGACCTGCGCGGGTGGGAGCGGGATTACGAAGCCACCAGCGAGGCGGCGCCGGACGGTGTGATGCACCTGACGTTCCGGCGCCGCCCGCGCGACTGACTCGTCACGTCATACCGCCTGTGCGAAACCACCGCCATCCGCGTCGATGCCCTCGACCAGGTGTGCGAGCTCGGACGGAATCGCGCGGCCGTGAGCACGCATCGACTGGGCCCACAGACGGCCCGCACGGTACGACGAACGCACCAGAGGCCCGGCGAGCACGCCGAGAAAGCCCATCCGCTCCGCTTCCTGTTTGATCGCGACGAACTCGTCCGGCTTCAGCCATCGGGCAACGGGCAGGTGGCGCGGGGTCGGTCGGAGGTACTGCGTGATCGTGACGATGTCGGTGCCGGCCTCGCGGAGGTCTCGTAACGCCTGCACCACCTCGTCGGGTTCCTCCCCCATCCCCAGGATCAGATTCGACTTGGTGATCAGGCCCGCGGCGCGCGCCCTCGCGAGCACGCTCAGAGAGCGCTCGTAGCGGAACGCGGGCCGGATGCGGGTGAACAGTCGCGGCACCGTCTCGACGTTGTGCGCGAACACCTCGGGACGCGAGGCGAAGACCTCGTCCAGCAGGTCCGGATTCCCCGAGAAGTCGGTGGCGAGGATCTCCACCCCGGTGCCCGGATTGGTCGCGTGGATGCGGCGCACGGTCTCTGCATGAAGCCACGCACCCTCATCCGGCAGGTCGTCGCGGGCCACTCCCGTGACCGTCGCATACCGCAGCCGCATCCGTCGCACGCTCTCCGCGACGCGGCGCGGCTCGTCCGTGTCGTAGTCGGCGGGCTTGCCGGTGTCGATCTGGCAGAAGTCGCAGCGCCTGGTGCATTGTGCGCCCCCGATGAGGAAGGTCGCCTCGCGATCCTCCCAGCATTCGTAGATGTTCGGGCAGCCCGCCTCTTGGCAGACGGTGTGCAGGTCCTCCGTGCGGACGAGGTCACGCAGGGCGGTGTACTCGGGGCCGGTGCGGGCCGTGGTCTTGATCCACTCGGGCTTGCGCTCGATGGGTGTCTGGGCGTTGCGCACCTCGAGCCGGAGCAGCCGCCGTCCTTCCGGGGCGCTCATGCCGTCACTTCCGCGTACTCGTGCCGGAACAGGTCGGAGACGGTCGCCGCGAGCGCGCTCGGCGAGATCTGCCGACCGGCGGCGGCGCTGAGGGTCGTGACGCCGGCATCCGTGATCCCGCAGGGAACGATGCGGCGAAACGGCGCGAGCGAGTTGTCGCAGTTGACCGCGAAGCCGTGCATGGTCACGCCGCGCTCGACGCGCACACCGATCGCCGCCACCTTGTCCGCCCCTGCTTCGCCCTCCACCCAGACGCCGCTGCGGCCCGGCACCTGGTGGGCCTCGACGCCGTGCTGCGCAACGGCCGCGATCAGCACACGCTCGAGGCGACGCACGTGCCCCACGACGTCCATCGGGTCCGGCAGTCTGACGATCGGATACCCCACGAGTTGTCCGGGCCCGTGCCACGTGATGCGGCCGCCGCGGTCGACGTCGAGAACCGGGGTGCCATCGACAGGTCGCTCGGCGGGCGTCGTTCGCGTACCCGCCGTGTAGACCGCCTGATGTTCCAGCAGCAGCAGCGTGTCGCCCCGCGCGCCCGCGACCACCTCGGCGTGCAGTCTCTTCTGCAGCGCCCACGCGCGCTCGTAAGGCACGAAGGCGGGCGCGAAGCCCACCGTCACCACGTCCAGCATCCCGACTCCCTCTTTTTTGGCCTCAGTACAACAATAGGACAGATGATGCGACCCTCGATGTCCATCGGCCCTAGGCTGGTCGGATGCTGGAGATCATCGCCGTCCGTCCTGAAGACCACGCCGTCTGGCTCCAGCTCTGGCAGGGATACCTGGAGTTCTACGAAACGGAGCTCACGGAGGAAGTGACGCAGTACACCTTCGATCGGATCGTGGATCCCGCACCCGGGCTCTATGGCGCGATCGCCTGGGAAGGTGGGCGCCCGGTCGGACTCGTGCATTGGCTGACGCACCTGGCGACGTGGTCGCGAGGCGACTACTGCTACCTCGAAGACCTGTTCGTCTCCCCCGACGCACGCGGGTCCGGCGCGGGTCGGTCGCTCATCGGCCACGTCAGCGATTGGGCGAAGGATGCCGGCTGCACCAAGGTCTATTGGCTGACCGCGGAGACGAACACGCGTGCACGGGCGCTCTACGACCAGGTCGCCACCCGCAGCGGTTTCATCCACTACCAGCTGACACTCTGAGCGAGGACGCGGTCTCCACAGGCTCCCGCGACCGCACCCTCCGCTCTGTCATCCTGTTGCGGGAACGAGCAGTAGGGGGCGTTATGGCGAATGAATCGTTTGCCCGGGTCATCATTGCGACGGACGACGTCGGCGACGAACTCGACAGGTACATCCGCGCAACGCCGCGCGACGGCTACGGCATCCTCCACGACCCGATCCGCCGGGAGGGAACGGGCGCGGTCGCGCGTTTCGCGGGATTCGCCACCGGGCGCTGGGCGTACGAGACGAATCTGCGCGGGTTCTTCGGCGACCCCACCGGTTGGCACGTGGGCGAGGATGACCGGGCAGCGTGGCAGGAGGTTCTCGCCTCGCTGCGCCGGACGAAGGGGCGCATCCGATTCGAGATCGTCGACTCCGAAGAGGCAACGGCATGGCTGGCCCGGCAGACTGCCGAGATGCGGCTGAACTGGCGCTCAGCGCCGACGATCCGCATGACGACGCACTCCTCGGACGAACTGTCGTGGCCGGTCTTCGCGCACGCACTCGGGCTGGATGCCGATGTCGTCGACGAAGATCTCGAGTTCGAGGCAGTCGGCTACGTTCGCGAGCACGCGATCGCGACCGGCGAGCTGCCGACTCGCGACGAGTTGATCGCCTGGGCGCGCACGTCGGGCGCATAGCCCACACGTTCTCAGCGCAGGAACTGAGTGGGGTCGAACTCTTCGATCGGGATGACGCGGATGCGGGGCAAGGGCGCATCGAACGCGTGAGCGTCGTACTCGATGTCGAAGAAGGTGACTCCGCCCAGCGCCGCATAGCCGGTGTTGCGGAACTCGTTGAACGCGAGCACCCCGACCCGCCGCTCACCGTCGGCGAGCGGGGCGAGATCCTCCACGAAGTCGCCGTCATGGCTGACGAGGACGACGTCGTCGTCGCGCTCGCGGAGCGCGCGCAGGGTGCGCTGGATGGCGATGTCGACGACCTTCGCATCGGCCGGGCCCGACAGCGGCACCGGCTCGTAGCCGAGCGCCGTCAGGGCCTGGACGAAGGTCATCGGAAGATTCGTGGATGCGTTCAGGAAGAACAGCCCGCGCGCATGGCCGCCCCAGGTGCGCTCGACGAAGGCGAGCAGGCGGTCCCAGCGCGGACGCTCGTCCGGCTGCGGGCGGCGGCCCAGGATGGAGCCGCCCAGTGTCGCGTCGATGTTCTCCCCGTCGACGAGAAGCCAGGTCGTCGCCTGTGCCTGTGTCATCTTCTCGTCTCCCGTCGCCACCGACTCGCTCACCCCTTCGCCCGCAGGGCGCACCACGCGTCGACTCACGGACGCAGCAGGACCTTCGTCGCGCGGCGCTCGTCCATCGCCGCGTATGCCTCAGCGGCGTCGCGGAGCGGAAGCTCGAGATCGAAGACGAGGCCCGGGCGGATCGCGCCGGATCGCACATCCGGGAGCAGCTCCTCGATGTAGCCGCGCACCGGCGCCACACCGCCGTTGACGCCGACGTTCGAGCCGAACATGGTGCGCACGGGAAGCTCCGGTCCGCCGTTCGGGACACCGACGTAGCCGACCATTCCGCCCGGCCGCGTCGAGCGCAGCGCCTGGTCCATGGACTCCTTCGTGCCGACGCACTCGAGAACGCGATCCGCCCCGATTCCGCCGGTGAGCTCGCGCACCTTCGCGATGCCCTCCTCGCCGCGCTCAGCGACGATGTGCGTTGCGCCGAACTCCCGCGCGAGAGCCTGCCGTTCGGGGTGACGTGACATCGCGATGATCGTGGTGGCGCCCAGTCGCTTCGCGGCGATGACGGCGCACAGGCCGACCGCCCCGTCGCCGACGACGGCCACGCTGTCACCGGGGCGCACTCCCGCAGAGACCGCGGCGTGGTGTCCCGTGCCCATGACATCGCTCAGCGTCAGAAGCCCGGGGATCTCCTCCGGCTCGACGGGACCCGGAACCACGGCGAGGGTGCCGTCGGCGAGGGGCACACGCACGAACTCGCCCTGACCGCCGTCGGCGAAGCCGTCCTCGCGCACGTCGCTGCCCCACCATCCGCCGTTCAGGCACGAGGTGCTCACGCCGTTGCGGCAGTTCGCGCACGTGCCGTCGCACACGTAGAACGGCGCGATGACGAAGTCGCCGGCACGGACGTTCTCGACGTCGTCGCCGACCTCCTCCACGACACCGACGAACTCGTGGCCGATGCGGTGCGGGTGCTCCGTCGGCGTCACCCCGCGGTAGGGCCACAGATCCGAGCCGCACACGCACGCGGCGACGACGCGGACGATCGCGTCGCGTCCGGTCGAGAGCTGCGGACGCGGGACCTCTTCGACGCGGATGTCACGGGCGGCGTGGATGACGGTTGCGAGCATGATCCGAGCCTACGTGAGCCGGGGGCCGCGCGGCTCACCGAGCGGATGCGGGGTCTTTCCCTCGGCGAGCATCGCGACGAGCCGGGCGATGCGCCCCGCTCTCGCCGACGGCGTGGCCGTCGCGATGCGGTGCAGCACCGCGTACCGACTCGTCGCGTCGAGACGCTCGAAGAGCGCCGCCGCGGCAGGCTCCGCCGCGAGGGCGACGCGGAGGTCATCGGGCACCTCGATCGTGGCCGAGCCTGCGTAGGCACGGTCCCATCGCCCGTCGGCTTTCGCGCGATCGATCTCGGCCTGCCCCCGCGGACGCATCCGGCCCTGTTCGATCAGAGCGGCGACCAGAG
Proteins encoded:
- a CDS encoding NYN domain-containing protein, whose amino-acid sequence is MTQAQATTWLLVDGENIDATLGGSILGRRPQPDERPRWDRLLAFVERTWGGHARGLFFLNASTNLPMTFVQALTALGYEPVPLSGPADAKVVDIAIQRTLRALRERDDDVVLVSHDGDFVEDLAPLADGERRVGVLAFNEFRNTGYAALGGVTFFDIEYDAHAFDAPLPRIRVIPIEEFDPTQFLR
- the lipB gene encoding lipoyl(octanoyl) transferase LipB, giving the protein MLDVVTVGFAPAFVPYERAWALQKRLHAEVVAGARGDTLLLLEHQAVYTAGTRTTPAERPVDGTPVLDVDRGGRITWHGPGQLVGYPIVRLPDPMDVVGHVRRLERVLIAAVAQHGVEAHQVPGRSGVWVEGEAGADKVAAIGVRVERGVTMHGFAVNCDNSLAPFRRIVPCGITDAGVTTLSAAAGRQISPSALAATVSDLFRHEYAEVTA
- a CDS encoding trypsin-like serine peptidase, encoding MLSSSSHAALAVALLTAALGAANPAHLSRSDHPAPIEVSVPTPFAPQVARDAQELRDFWTPERMREAVARSGEGDPEPIGTTSDASVPSANATALSVARQEPAVSHIGRVFYTLNGNGYACSANVVESSNRSTVATAAHCMTADGNFSRDAVFVPGYEDGDAPYGEWPVVGGEIAGGYTQDNTDLADDTGFLVVAHDDDGADIQSVVGASPVAFNQSLVQEGSVFGYPAEGRFDGQSLQECSGVFQEYGPQQIDLPCDMNGGVSGGPIFAGDSSDGTQYANEDARYYDSSHVLGPIWQDNEEAAYAAAAQASS
- a CDS encoding GNAT family N-acetyltransferase — translated: MLEIIAVRPEDHAVWLQLWQGYLEFYETELTEEVTQYTFDRIVDPAPGLYGAIAWEGGRPVGLVHWLTHLATWSRGDYCYLEDLFVSPDARGSGAGRSLIGHVSDWAKDAGCTKVYWLTAETNTRARALYDQVATRSGFIHYQLTL
- the lipA gene encoding lipoyl synthase is translated as MSAPEGRRLLRLEVRNAQTPIERKPEWIKTTARTGPEYTALRDLVRTEDLHTVCQEAGCPNIYECWEDREATFLIGGAQCTRRCDFCQIDTGKPADYDTDEPRRVAESVRRMRLRYATVTGVARDDLPDEGAWLHAETVRRIHATNPGTGVEILATDFSGNPDLLDEVFASRPEVFAHNVETVPRLFTRIRPAFRYERSLSVLARARAAGLITKSNLILGMGEEPDEVVQALRDLREAGTDIVTITQYLRPTPRHLPVARWLKPDEFVAIKQEAERMGFLGVLAGPLVRSSYRAGRLWAQSMRAHGRAIPSELAHLVEGIDADGGGFAQAV
- a CDS encoding YdeI/OmpD-associated family protein, with translation MHTTDNPLIVADVAAWRAWLDAHEQDDEGVWLVLAKKGTTVPTTLTYDSALEEALCSGWIDGQKRGRDEATFLQRYTPRRRASLWSQRNLTLVAALIEQGRMRPRGQAEIDRAKADGRWDRAYAGSATIEVPDDLRVALAAEPAAAALFERLDATSRYAVLHRIATATPSARAGRIARLVAMLAEGKTPHPLGEPRGPRLT
- a CDS encoding zinc-dependent alcohol dehydrogenase family protein, with the translated sequence MLATVIHAARDIRVEEVPRPQLSTGRDAIVRVVAACVCGSDLWPYRGVTPTEHPHRIGHEFVGVVEEVGDDVENVRAGDFVIAPFYVCDGTCANCRNGVSTSCLNGGWWGSDVREDGFADGGQGEFVRVPLADGTLAVVPGPVEPEEIPGLLTLSDVMGTGHHAAVSAGVRPGDSVAVVGDGAVGLCAVIAAKRLGATTIIAMSRHPERQALAREFGATHIVAERGEEGIAKVRELTGGIGADRVLECVGTKESMDQALRSTRPGGMVGYVGVPNGGPELPVRTMFGSNVGVNGGVAPVRGYIEELLPDVRSGAIRPGLVFDLELPLRDAAEAYAAMDERRATKVLLRP
- a CDS encoding dihydrofolate reductase family protein; protein product: MTRVRLDLNISLDGFATTTDQTPENPFGDDWGRLTAAYVATRTFRRRVLHDESGSGTTGVDDAYAARYFEGVGAEIMGAGMFGLHLHGDDPQWRGWWEDEPPFEVPVFVLTHRERPTIEMANGTVFHFVQGPAAAVLARAIDAAGGADVRIGGGASTAREFLREGLVDDLHVGISPVILGDGIRLWDDLRGWERDYEATSEAAPDGVMHLTFRRRPRD
- a CDS encoding LLM class flavin-dependent oxidoreductase, coding for MERFGTLSFGHYGPLGGGRILTARDSMLQAIDLAVGMDELGVDGVYFRVHHFARQQASPMPLLAAIAARTSRIEMGTGVIDMRYENPLYLAEEAAAVDLISDGRLALGVSRGSPESVVRGYETFGYTGSEDPRGADIARGHFELFLRAIDGEPLAERDPNSPFGGGTGMQAIEPQSPGLRSRVWWGAGNRDTAEWAGRVGVNLMSSTLLTEADGRPFDLLQAQQIDAFRAAWREAGHAGTPRVSVSRSIFPITTAEDAMYFGGSQGGDQIGIIDGMRSTFGKTYAAEPDVLVEQLLQDAAIQSADTLMLTIPSQLGVEFNLRVVESFAKYVAPALGWKAPVSA
- a CDS encoding bifunctional nuclease family protein, which translates into the protein MVRVRILGVALDPAQEHVILLKPVARPWDRILPVWIGAQEATAILVAVQGAASPRPLAHELMLSIVEELSARVERVEVTRIDEGTFYAAVTLDTPLGVRVVDARPSDAIALASRADAPIYVADEVLAVAGIPDTVSEAPEEGAAQDEESRIAEFRSFLDDVEPEDFER